Proteins encoded together in one Cellulomonas gilvus ATCC 13127 window:
- a CDS encoding TIGR04053 family radical SAM/SPASM domain-containing protein, whose translation MRPTTAVRTVRHDPADRPLLVIWEATRACALSCVHCRAEAQPRRDPRELDTDEATELMRQVASFGRPSPIFVITGGDCFERPDLDELVRRGRELGLAVAVSPSGTAKLDRAALVRLQEAGVTAMSLSLDGATAQVHDGFRRVPGTFQRTVEAWAVARELGMKVQVNSTMSARTVHELPDLAALVRAQGAMTWSAFMLVPMGRGVDLGVLSAQQAEDVMNYLYDLGPYVPVKTTEGHHFRRVSLQRAVLAERGVDHVAALGLGDLYRELTERTAAFGWGEPVRTRRPPVNVNAGYGFVFVSHVGTVHPSGFLPVSAGDVRVTPLPEIYRTSELFTGLRDATRLQGRCGRCEFARVCGGSRSRGYAASGDPHGEDPLCGYEPGSFPYPQDVEALLTA comes from the coding sequence ATGCGACCCACCACGGCAGTCCGCACGGTCCGGCACGACCCGGCGGATCGTCCGCTGCTGGTGATCTGGGAGGCGACGCGCGCGTGCGCGCTGTCCTGCGTGCACTGCCGCGCCGAGGCGCAGCCGCGCCGTGACCCGCGTGAGCTGGACACCGACGAGGCGACCGAGCTCATGCGGCAGGTCGCGTCGTTCGGGCGGCCGTCGCCCATCTTCGTCATCACGGGCGGTGACTGCTTCGAGCGCCCCGACCTGGACGAGCTGGTGCGCCGGGGCCGCGAGCTGGGGCTGGCGGTCGCCGTGTCGCCGTCGGGCACCGCGAAGCTGGACCGCGCGGCGCTGGTGCGGTTGCAGGAGGCCGGCGTCACGGCCATGTCGCTGTCGCTGGACGGCGCGACGGCGCAGGTGCACGACGGCTTCCGGCGCGTGCCGGGCACGTTCCAGCGCACCGTGGAGGCGTGGGCGGTCGCGCGCGAGCTCGGCATGAAGGTCCAGGTCAACTCCACGATGTCGGCGCGCACGGTGCACGAGCTGCCGGACCTGGCCGCGCTGGTGCGCGCGCAGGGCGCCATGACGTGGAGCGCGTTCATGCTCGTGCCGATGGGCCGCGGCGTGGACCTGGGCGTGCTGAGCGCGCAGCAGGCCGAGGACGTCATGAACTACCTGTACGACCTGGGCCCGTACGTCCCGGTGAAGACCACCGAGGGCCACCACTTCCGCCGCGTCTCGCTGCAGCGTGCGGTGCTCGCCGAGCGCGGCGTCGACCACGTCGCGGCGCTCGGTCTCGGTGACCTGTACCGCGAGCTCACCGAGCGCACGGCCGCGTTCGGCTGGGGCGAGCCCGTGCGCACGCGCCGGCCGCCGGTCAACGTCAACGCGGGCTACGGCTTCGTGTTCGTCTCGCACGTCGGCACCGTGCACCCGTCCGGCTTCCTGCCGGTGTCCGCGGGTGACGTGCGCGTCACGCCGCTGCCCGAGATCTACCGCACGTCGGAGCTGTTCACGGGTCTGCGCGACGCCACGCGGCTGCAGGGCCGCTGCGGGCGGTGCGAGTTCGCTCGCGTGTGCGGCGGGTCGCGCTCGCGCGGCTACGCGGCCAGCGGCGACCCGCACGGCGAGGACCCGCTGTGCGGCTACGAGCCGGGGTCGTTCCCCTACCCGCAGGACGTCGAGGCGCTGCTGACGGCGTGA
- a CDS encoding response regulator transcription factor: MSAVSGSRSSATPTKVLVVEDEPAIAQAIARRLSAEGWAVEAVGDGLAGVEAAARIVPDVVVLDVMLPGIDGLEVCRRIQAERPVPVLMLTARDDETDMLIGLGVGADDYMTKPFSMRELVARTKALLRRTERATRALEIATAEAPEPPLAVGDVTIDRAQRRVVRHGQEVHLTPTEFDLLVALATSPRTVLTRERLLAEVWDWVDASGTRTVDSHVKALRRKLGPDLIRTVHGVGYAFEPAEPDA, encoded by the coding sequence ATGAGTGCGGTGAGCGGGTCACGGTCGTCGGCAACGCCGACGAAGGTGCTGGTCGTGGAGGACGAGCCGGCGATCGCGCAGGCGATCGCGCGCCGGCTCTCGGCGGAGGGCTGGGCGGTCGAGGCCGTCGGAGACGGGCTGGCGGGCGTCGAGGCCGCCGCGCGGATCGTTCCCGACGTGGTGGTGCTCGACGTGATGCTGCCGGGGATCGACGGGCTCGAGGTGTGCCGCCGCATCCAGGCCGAGCGTCCCGTGCCGGTGCTGATGCTGACGGCGCGCGACGACGAGACCGACATGCTGATCGGCCTCGGCGTGGGCGCCGACGACTACATGACCAAGCCGTTCTCGATGCGCGAGCTCGTGGCCCGCACCAAGGCGCTGCTGCGCCGCACCGAACGCGCGACGCGTGCGCTCGAGATCGCGACGGCCGAGGCGCCCGAGCCGCCGTTGGCCGTCGGCGACGTGACGATCGACCGCGCGCAGCGCCGCGTGGTGCGGCACGGCCAGGAGGTGCACCTCACACCGACCGAGTTCGACCTGCTCGTCGCGCTCGCCACGTCCCCGCGCACCGTGCTGACGCGCGAGCGACTGCTCGCCGAGGTGTGGGACTGGGTGGACGCGAGCGGCACGCGCACCGTGGACTCGCACGTCAAGGCGCTGCGTCGCAAGCTCGGCCCGGACCTGATCCGCACCGTGCACGGCGTGGGCTACGCGTTCGAGCCGGCCGAACCCGACGCGTGA
- a CDS encoding hemolysin family protein, with protein MLTEWLLVGLGVLLTLGTAVFVAGEFSLVTLDPGVVENQTSPDDRRGQSVLKSLRRLSTELSGAQVGITATTVLLGYTTQPAVQRLVAGALGDGALSETVATGLAVIAAIVLVNGFSMVVGELIPKNFAIARPLGTARVVAPLQRAFTSGLRPVIAFFNGSANWLLRRVGVEPREELSGGRSPQELAALVRRSAQVGTLDESTATLLTNSLDFGGLTAVDVMTDRQRMVTVRREDTAVDVVALARRTGHSRFPVVGEGPDDVVGLVHLRRAIGVPYERRGEVPAAALMDDAPRVPETVHLGPLLVELRGHGMQMAVVVDEYGGTSGVVTLEDVVEELVGEVADEHDRGRGGIARTPDGTWHLPGVTRPDELAERTGLVVPEDGAYETLGGLLMARLGRIPEAGDAVDVDGVRLEVERMAGRRVERLRVRPAPAGSDDPAAPPAPAVDEVRDERRRR; from the coding sequence GTGCTGACCGAGTGGCTGCTCGTCGGTCTCGGCGTCCTGCTGACGCTGGGCACCGCGGTGTTCGTCGCGGGCGAGTTCTCGCTCGTCACGCTCGACCCGGGTGTGGTCGAGAACCAGACGTCGCCCGACGACCGGCGCGGCCAGTCGGTCCTGAAGTCGTTGCGCCGCCTGTCCACCGAGCTGTCGGGGGCGCAGGTCGGCATCACCGCCACCACGGTCCTGCTCGGCTACACCACGCAGCCCGCGGTGCAGCGCCTCGTCGCGGGCGCGCTCGGCGACGGCGCCCTGAGCGAGACGGTCGCGACGGGCCTGGCCGTGATCGCCGCGATCGTGCTGGTCAACGGCTTCTCGATGGTCGTCGGCGAGCTCATCCCCAAGAACTTCGCGATCGCGCGGCCGCTCGGCACCGCGCGCGTGGTCGCGCCGCTGCAGCGCGCGTTCACCAGCGGGCTGCGGCCCGTGATCGCGTTCTTCAACGGCAGCGCCAACTGGCTGCTGCGCCGCGTGGGCGTCGAGCCGCGTGAGGAGCTGTCCGGCGGCCGCTCGCCGCAGGAGCTCGCCGCGCTGGTGCGCCGCTCGGCGCAGGTCGGGACGCTCGACGAGTCGACCGCGACGCTGCTGACCAACTCCCTCGACTTCGGCGGCCTCACCGCGGTGGACGTCATGACCGACCGGCAGCGCATGGTCACGGTGCGCCGCGAGGACACCGCGGTCGACGTCGTCGCGCTCGCGCGCCGCACGGGCCACTCGCGGTTCCCGGTGGTGGGGGAGGGCCCCGACGACGTCGTGGGCCTGGTGCACCTGCGCCGCGCGATCGGCGTGCCGTACGAGCGCCGCGGCGAGGTGCCCGCGGCCGCGCTCATGGACGACGCGCCCCGCGTGCCGGAGACCGTGCACCTGGGTCCGCTGCTGGTGGAGCTGCGCGGGCACGGCATGCAGATGGCCGTCGTGGTCGACGAGTACGGCGGCACGTCGGGCGTCGTCACGCTCGAGGACGTGGTCGAGGAGCTCGTGGGCGAGGTCGCCGACGAGCACGACCGCGGCCGCGGGGGCATCGCGCGCACGCCGGACGGCACGTGGCACCTGCCCGGTGTCACGCGTCCCGACGAGCTCGCCGAGCGCACGGGCCTCGTCGTCCCCGAGGACGGCGCGTACGAGACGCTGGGCGGCCTGCTCATGGCGCGGCTGGGCCGGATCCCCGAGGCCGGGGACGCGGTCGACGTCGACGGCGTGCGCCTCGAGGTCGAGCGCATGGCCGGACGTCGCGTCGAGCGGCTGCGCGTGCGGCCCGCACCCGCCGGGTCCGACGACCCCGCCGCACCCCCCGCGCCCGCGGTCGACGAGGTCCGCGACGAGCGGAGGCGGCGATGA
- a CDS encoding sensor histidine kinase produces the protein MTDPDTAPLPGGRYEVPRHVRGDSVRLRLTDVRPLDRFRSIKIKLGVLVAATVTLASFVTWLGLSHQLGPSRTLPLAIIVSLVLTQLLARGMTSPLREMTFAARRMAGGDYSLRVRATSNDEVGQLAEAFNTMSDDLQQADAFRRELVANVSHELRTPVTALQAQLENIVDGVTDPDPATMEAALAQTERLGRLVTYLLDLSRLEAGDVPLEITQVRLTDFLQEAADGAALVGAAKRLRFPVVVDPPDLVVPADPERLHQVVANLVNNAVRHSPEDDEVRLEASRVGAQVRIDVVDHGPGISPDQRAHVFERFVRGNTPAATGQVSTGGTGLGLAIVRWAVELHGGRIEVADVADGCTMRVTLPGYPQAPTGRALFHRT, from the coding sequence GTGACCGACCCGGACACCGCTCCCCTGCCCGGCGGGCGCTACGAGGTCCCCCGCCACGTGCGCGGCGACTCGGTGCGCCTGCGGCTGACCGACGTGCGCCCGCTCGACCGCTTCCGCTCGATCAAGATCAAGCTGGGCGTGCTCGTCGCGGCCACCGTGACGCTCGCGTCGTTCGTCACGTGGTTGGGGCTGTCGCACCAGCTCGGCCCGTCGCGCACGCTCCCGCTCGCGATCATCGTCTCGCTGGTGCTCACCCAGCTGCTCGCACGCGGCATGACGTCGCCGCTGCGCGAGATGACGTTCGCGGCGCGGCGCATGGCGGGCGGCGACTACTCGTTGCGCGTGCGCGCCACCAGCAACGACGAGGTGGGCCAGCTCGCCGAGGCGTTCAACACGATGTCCGACGACCTGCAGCAGGCCGACGCGTTCCGGCGCGAGCTCGTCGCGAACGTGTCGCACGAGCTGCGCACCCCGGTGACCGCGCTGCAGGCGCAGCTCGAGAACATCGTCGACGGCGTCACCGACCCCGACCCGGCGACCATGGAGGCCGCGCTCGCCCAGACCGAGCGCCTGGGCCGCCTGGTCACCTACCTGCTGGACCTGTCCCGCCTCGAGGCCGGTGACGTGCCGCTCGAGATCACGCAGGTCCGGCTCACGGACTTCCTGCAGGAGGCCGCCGACGGCGCGGCGCTCGTCGGCGCCGCCAAGCGGCTGCGGTTCCCCGTGGTCGTGGACCCGCCCGACCTGGTGGTCCCGGCCGACCCGGAGCGCCTGCACCAGGTGGTCGCGAACCTGGTGAACAACGCCGTGCGGCACTCCCCCGAGGACGACGAGGTCCGCCTCGAGGCCTCGCGCGTGGGCGCGCAGGTGCGCATCGACGTCGTCGACCACGGGCCCGGCATCAGCCCGGACCAGCGTGCGCACGTGTTCGAGCGGTTCGTCCGAGGCAACACGCCGGCCGCGACCGGGCAGGTGTCCACGGGCGGGACCGGGCTGGGCCTGGCGATCGTGCGGTGGGCCGTCGAGCTGCACGGCGGCCGCATCGAGGTGGCCGACGTCGCGGACGGCTGCACCATGCGCGTGACCCTGCCGGGCTACCCGCAGGCCCCCACGGGCCGCGCGCTGTTCCACCGCACCTGA